In one window of Kosmotoga pacifica DNA:
- a CDS encoding 4Fe-4S dicluster domain-containing protein, translating into MKRLLIDVDKLLSKSASSVQCEYLYHSSNNGLLSLVEIAEFALYCRQCPDSHCVKACPRDALERQPDGTVKRYNLRCVGCKSCVLACPFGTLFPETINFVSDHCDYCIAQRTTDPEYVPLCVKTSKGGEVLLIELDEENPAGGLFFVGKHLAVKTHHWRYKEGKVL; encoded by the coding sequence ATGAAGAGATTGTTGATAGATGTGGACAAACTTCTGTCGAAATCAGCTTCGTCTGTACAATGCGAATATCTATACCATAGTAGTAACAACGGACTCCTCTCACTGGTAGAGATCGCTGAGTTTGCTCTATATTGCCGTCAATGCCCTGACTCCCACTGTGTAAAAGCCTGCCCCCGGGACGCTCTTGAAAGGCAACCGGATGGCACCGTTAAAAGGTATAACCTTCGCTGTGTTGGATGCAAATCATGTGTCCTCGCGTGTCCCTTTGGTACCCTTTTCCCCGAGACAATAAACTTCGTTTCGGACCATTGTGATTACTGTATCGCTCAAAGAACGACTGACCCTGAATATGTCCCTCTCTGTGTGAAAACTTCGAAAGGCGGAGAGGTTTTACTAATAGAGCTCGATGAAGAAAATCCTGCCGGTGGGTTGTTCTTTGTGGGGAAGCATCTGGCCGTCAAAACACACCACTGGAGGTACAAGGAGGGGAAAGTTCTTTGA
- a CDS encoding 4Fe-4S dicluster domain-containing protein has translation MLCYPEEFMDYLLETGKNVYIPIKHDREYFLEVLTEENKRDISVGGFRPVDPIKLLLFPARTDVLNIVEPVETIIFGVNNCDLQAIDFLDRALLGDYPDPHYLEVREHTLLIGIDCGEIKESCHCVLQGYEPYPEGVCDLAVSEVGGMFVLRENSEKGKALLEDFSKHYRVLEETPGIDWVIEKNRESIREELMRLNSGWSVSSHVRERKLKVSREAVDSCIECGGCNFVCPTCYCFLLSDESREAHFSKVRAWDACQLKGYARVAGGGNPRDALYERFNHRYACKFTYTVRQFRISACTGCGRCIDVCPAGIDIRTTTRKLAIEK, from the coding sequence ATGCTTTGCTATCCTGAAGAGTTTATGGACTATTTACTCGAAACTGGAAAAAACGTATATATCCCCATCAAGCACGATAGAGAATATTTTCTCGAGGTGCTTACCGAAGAGAATAAAAGAGATATTTCCGTGGGAGGGTTCAGGCCTGTCGACCCGATAAAGTTGCTATTGTTTCCAGCAAGAACTGATGTGTTGAATATCGTCGAACCCGTTGAAACCATCATCTTTGGGGTGAATAACTGTGACCTTCAAGCTATAGATTTTCTCGACAGGGCATTGCTGGGTGATTATCCTGACCCGCATTACCTTGAAGTCCGAGAACATACGCTTTTAATTGGAATTGACTGCGGGGAGATAAAAGAAAGCTGCCACTGCGTTTTGCAGGGGTATGAGCCATATCCGGAGGGTGTTTGTGATCTGGCAGTTTCCGAAGTTGGCGGCATGTTCGTGCTAAGAGAAAATTCTGAAAAAGGGAAGGCTTTATTAGAGGACTTTTCAAAACATTACAGGGTGCTTGAAGAAACTCCAGGTATTGATTGGGTGATAGAAAAAAACAGGGAATCCATCAGAGAAGAACTCATGCGTCTGAACAGCGGCTGGTCAGTTTCTTCACATGTACGGGAAAGAAAGCTCAAAGTTTCCAGAGAAGCGGTAGATTCTTGCATAGAATGCGGCGGATGCAATTTTGTCTGTCCTACCTGCTACTGTTTCCTGCTGAGTGATGAAAGCAGAGAGGCTCATTTTTCAAAAGTGAGGGCGTGGGATGCCTGCCAGCTCAAGGGCTATGCGCGCGTGGCGGGTGGTGGTAACCCCAGGGATGCATTGTATGAACGTTTCAACCATAGATATGCCTGCAAATTTACTTACACAGTCAGGCAGTTCAGAATCAGCGCCTGTACAGGTTGTGGACGCTGTATAGATGTTTGCCCAGCGGGCATTGATATTAGAACCACAACGCGAAAACTTGCAATTGAAAAGTAG
- a CDS encoding complex I subunit 1 family protein: MIAVYTLLFPGLVFSLFCGMIAWWIERKLSALFQHRVGPPWYQNFVDFFKLMGKESIVPEDSASLMYTIAPMIAFASIVSFATVLGGAVFLKTEIAGDLILLLYLSSLISTAIFLGASASANVYAAIGASRELKMLLSDELVFIMVVLVPVAKSGFSFRLGGLFDNPAIASFSGIVAYILGLLCIQAKLALQPFDLPEAETEIAGGVEIEYSGVLLGIWKLTKGMEFFVYPLFLSVLFFGVKKGFSGLLLNVLFYFLTLILLIVMKNVNPRVTIEKMLNFFWKILSPLALIVLIIALFGG; the protein is encoded by the coding sequence TTGATAGCTGTTTACACTCTTTTATTTCCCGGGCTGGTCTTTTCGCTCTTTTGTGGGATGATAGCGTGGTGGATTGAAAGGAAGCTCAGTGCTCTCTTTCAACACAGAGTAGGTCCACCCTGGTATCAGAACTTCGTGGACTTTTTCAAATTAATGGGTAAAGAAAGTATAGTACCGGAAGACTCTGCAAGCCTCATGTATACAATAGCTCCTATGATCGCTTTCGCTTCTATTGTGAGTTTCGCGACAGTTCTCGGTGGAGCGGTGTTCCTGAAAACAGAAATCGCGGGGGATCTTATTCTGTTACTTTATCTTAGTTCGTTAATCTCTACCGCAATATTCCTTGGAGCTTCTGCCTCGGCAAATGTCTATGCCGCCATAGGCGCTTCCAGAGAACTGAAGATGTTACTATCCGATGAACTCGTGTTCATCATGGTGGTGCTCGTACCTGTGGCGAAATCCGGCTTCTCTTTCAGGCTCGGAGGCTTGTTTGACAATCCAGCTATCGCTTCCTTTTCCGGTATTGTGGCATACATTCTGGGATTGTTGTGTATTCAAGCCAAGCTTGCCCTTCAGCCCTTTGACCTGCCCGAAGCGGAAACAGAAATCGCCGGAGGCGTTGAAATAGAGTATTCAGGGGTATTGCTCGGGATCTGGAAATTGACTAAGGGCATGGAATTCTTCGTGTATCCGTTGTTTTTGAGTGTACTCTTCTTTGGAGTTAAGAAAGGATTCAGTGGTCTGTTATTGAATGTTCTCTTTTATTTTCTGACGCTGATACTACTCATAGTCATGAAAAACGTGAATCCGAGGGTGACCATAGAGAAAATGTTGAATTTCTTTTGGAAGATCTTATCACCACTGGCTTTAATCGTTCTCATAATCGCCCTCTTCGGAGGTTGA
- a CDS encoding NADH-quinone oxidoreductase subunit C: MSPEDREREFLDDLKEKIKILSAKKRRIYFRVEPENIVEVAGYLFEKGLRLSTISALENYEGFELVYHFSDDGTGKYYCPKVFVPIDDPKVPTIANIIAGAKWIEREIGELFGLTFVKHPSPKPLLLEDNPEIPKTPLRVKRREHE; encoded by the coding sequence ATGTCTCCAGAAGACCGTGAACGGGAATTCCTAGATGATCTGAAAGAAAAGATTAAAATCCTTTCTGCTAAAAAGAGGCGGATCTATTTCAGGGTTGAGCCAGAAAATATCGTTGAAGTGGCCGGATACCTTTTCGAAAAAGGATTGAGGCTTTCGACTATTTCAGCGTTAGAAAACTACGAGGGGTTCGAACTTGTTTATCACTTCTCCGATGACGGGACTGGAAAATACTACTGCCCAAAAGTGTTCGTTCCCATAGACGACCCAAAGGTTCCAACGATTGCAAACATAATAGCGGGGGCAAAATGGATCGAACGGGAAATCGGAGAACTTTTCGGCCTGACTTTCGTTAAACACCCTAGTCCGAAACCGCTACTCCTTGAAGACAACCCAGAGATCCCGAAAACTCCCCTTAGAGTGAAGAGGCGAGAACATGAGTGA
- a CDS encoding NADH-quinone oxidoreductase subunit B family protein has translation MGIYNRILKKSLWVFHVSASPCNNCDIEILDLLTPGYDLERFGIKLVGSIRHADVLLITGMGGCKISERVIRLYNQAPKPIFVVAVGTCPIGGATFKDSYSRCGPLDKLIPVDLYIPGCPPKPETMIEGLLRLLGRLD, from the coding sequence ATGGGTATATATAACAGGATATTGAAGAAGTCTTTGTGGGTGTTTCATGTGAGCGCTTCACCCTGCAATAACTGTGATATAGAAATCCTCGATCTGCTGACACCTGGTTATGATCTCGAACGATTCGGGATAAAGCTTGTTGGTTCGATAAGACATGCGGATGTCCTCCTGATAACAGGAATGGGAGGTTGTAAGATCTCCGAAAGAGTCATTCGACTTTACAATCAGGCTCCAAAACCGATTTTTGTCGTCGCAGTGGGAACATGTCCCATCGGAGGAGCAACGTTTAAGGACAGTTACTCGCGATGTGGTCCTCTGGATAAGCTTATTCCGGTGGACCTTTACATACCGGGATGCCCGCCAAAGCCAGAAACCATGATAGAGGGATTATTGAGACTGTTGGGGAGGTTAGACTGA
- a CDS encoding FAD/NAD(P)-binding protein — protein MVNAFQSIRTKLLKVITESPTIKTFILDCGGEFEFKTGQFVEVGLPGVGEGPFTPSCSHYTKNPIEITIMKVGYMTSKIHEAKEGAEVILRGPYGNGYPLEDFEGKHILIVGGGVGLAPLRSLFLTLVHDLNKYNGITACFGARSPEDLIYKEQLKEWASIDGVELHLSVDRVPEGQNWSGNVGVVTTLLKPLSIDPDSTVAAVCGPPIMMKFTSLTLLEKGIKPSNLYLSMESKMYCGIGLCRHCTIEHYFVCKDGPVFTYDQFENPEAIWA, from the coding sequence ATGGTGAACGCATTTCAATCGATCCGTACGAAGCTATTGAAGGTGATCACGGAATCCCCGACAATCAAAACCTTTATCCTCGATTGTGGAGGTGAGTTTGAGTTTAAGACCGGACAATTTGTCGAGGTTGGTTTACCCGGCGTGGGGGAAGGGCCTTTCACACCTTCTTGTTCGCATTACACAAAGAACCCCATTGAGATAACAATCATGAAAGTCGGTTATATGACGAGTAAGATCCATGAAGCCAAAGAAGGAGCGGAAGTAATCTTGAGAGGACCGTATGGTAATGGCTATCCCCTCGAAGACTTTGAAGGGAAACATATTCTCATCGTCGGAGGTGGTGTTGGACTCGCCCCTCTCAGATCTCTGTTCCTTACGCTGGTACATGATCTGAACAAATACAATGGTATTACAGCCTGTTTTGGTGCTAGATCGCCGGAAGACCTGATATATAAAGAACAGTTAAAAGAATGGGCTTCCATCGATGGGGTCGAGTTGCACCTGTCCGTGGACAGGGTTCCCGAAGGACAGAACTGGTCGGGAAATGTAGGAGTCGTGACCACCCTCTTAAAACCATTAAGCATTGACCCTGACAGTACGGTAGCAGCGGTCTGTGGTCCGCCCATCATGATGAAATTCACGTCTCTAACCCTTCTTGAAAAGGGCATCAAGCCTTCAAACCTCTATCTATCAATGGAAAGCAAGATGTATTGCGGCATAGGGCTTTGCAGACATTGTACTATAGAGCATTACTTCGTATGCAAAGACGGTCCGGTTTTCACATATGACCAGTTTGAAAACCCGGAGGCGATCTGGGCATGA